A section of the Candidatus Woesearchaeota archaeon genome encodes:
- a CDS encoding [FeFe] hydrogenase H-cluster radical SAM maturase HydE, which produces MPNITPQSYRKNYNLYDNKPCIAESPVECQSCTVARINLANGKVAFGEAGDAKHYLHRMNRRNEILI; this is translated from the coding sequence ATGCCAAATATAACCCCGCAATCATACCGGAAAAATTACAATTTATATGATAATAAACCCTGTATTGCCGAAAGCCCGGTTGAATGTCAAAGTTGTACGGTAGCCAGAATAAACCTGGCAAATGGCAAAGTTGCTTTTGGAGAAGCAGGTGACGCTAAGCATTATTTACATAGAATGAATCGGAGAAATGAAATTTT